GAAGGACAGCGGTCGAACAACTGTTGAAGCCAAACATAACGAACCACTCGAGTCGCACAAAACATATGTTGCCCCAGGTGGCAGTCATCTTCTCATTGGCGAACAAAATGGACAAAAAGTTACACTAATAAGTCAAGATCCACCTGAGCATTTTTGCAGACCTTCTGTGAACCCGTTATTCCGGTCAGCTGCAGAACATTTTGGATGTGCTACACTAGCTGTTATGCTAACTGGAATGGGAGAGGATGGAATTGAAGGCAGTTTCGATATCGCGCGTTCTGGTGGTACGATCATTGCGCAAGACGAAGCATCAAGTGTAGTCTGGGGAATGCCTGCTGCTGTCGTCGGTTCTGGACTGGCCGATAAAGTTCTGCCACTCAGCGAAATAGCGGCAGAAATCAGATCCCACTGTCTTGTGCGAGCCTGAATACAAATTGCATGCTTTGACTTCAACGGTTCAACTGCCAGAATATCGTCATAATCGTCAACCCTGTAATGACCCGGGAATCATTGACAATCGATTTAAAAGTCGATTTTCTATTTCTTGTAGGGATTACCTCAAGAACAATACGATAACTTATACTGACCTGATAACAACTATATCTAGTTTAGTGCTAGCTGGAAATTATCAGACTCACGACTAAGTTACCTCTCAAGAGCAAGCAACTTTGAATCTATCTGGTTGAAATTGAGGCCGATACGATCTGACTCCTGTGTTTATATTTTGCCGAATAAAATCTCGGACTCGGATCACTCCAGTATTTCAATTGGAAAACCAGATTTTTGTTGACCGCCAGTATCGTTCACCCCCCTCTGAACGGTGCTGGCGTTTTTTATTTCATCGAGATCTAATCGATTGAAAAATCCTCATATCAGCATCGAATTCGATACGTGGCTTGGCTGTTACGATCACTTCAACCTGCAATCATCATATTTTCCCAAATCAAATTCCATTTTTTCGTGATGATATATAGATCTTAAATCATCACGATTTTTTTTAGCATACAGTTTTAAGGAGGGGTTTACCTCTACTCTGGTATGTAGAAGTGAAGGCTTTTCCGCAGACCGGTTGTCTGATTGTATATACTCCCGCATCATTCCTCATTCTGTATCCAAGTCACATAATTCGTTTCTCCAGCAAAGCAATGAAAACCTCTAAGTCATTTCCTATCATTTCTTCCAAATTGCGCAAATGGTCGATCTCAGATCGCCTCAAATTTGCCTTTGGCCTACTTGTGTTGATTCAGGTTATCAGTGGGATGGTAACCTGGTTCCAGATTTCACTCATAAATCAGGACATATCGCAACTGGTAAATGTAGATGAACCTCTCGAAGAAGCCATTCTCGAAATGGAGATCAAAGCCGGAGAAATCGCCCGCGCAGTACTAGATTACGTTCGTGACAGAGACCAGAAACATCTCTCAAAACTGATTAATTCTCGAGATGGATTCACTGATAATTATTTACGTTATCAGAGACTGGCAAAATCGAATGATGAACTGCTATTAAGAAATAAGATCTCGTCGCTTTATGAAAAATATAATCAGATGGCCTCACAAATTATCGACCTATCTGATAGACGAGATGTTGCTCTAAATGTTTTTATAAACCACGTCAGTATAATCAATCAGTTGATAGACCGCGAGCGACTGAAGTCAAATGACGATCAGTCTGATGAGGGAATTAAAAAAGCAGAAGCAACCCATAAAATGGAAAAATACCTGAATATCGCTTTCGGCTCGATAGAAGAATATATTGTAAAACGGAATCAAACATTACTTTCACGTATTTTCGACGCGGAACAGAAATTTAAGCTGTTTGAAGCCCAATATCTCGATATTATTTCGAATCGCATAGAGCTTAAGAGGATAAAGATAATTGATGAAAAATTTTCGCAGGCAACTGCTTACGGAAATCAAGTCGTCAAAATCACTGATGAAATCGATGACTTATTAAGCACTTTTGAACAGAATCTGGACTCGATTGATGCTTTACTACAGAATCAGGCTCACACTCTCGTACATTTAAAAACTGTAAAAACGACTCATCATGCGGATTCGTCTATCCAATCAGCTAAATTGGTAATCGGGATCTTAGCATGTTTGGGAACATTTTTCGGCCTGTTACTTGTCTGGATGATTTCGCGTGGAATTGTCTCTCCAATCCTGCAACTATCACAGAGTGCAGAACTTATAGCATCAGGTAATGTGGACCACCGAATCTCTATTGATTCACAAGACGAAATCGGAAAACTCGCTGAAGCTTTTAATCGCATGGTCGAAGACCTGGTCATTGCACAACAGGACGCGGAAAAAGCAAGTCAGATTAAGAGTTCATTTCTGGCAAATATGAGTCATGAAATACGAACACCAATGACAGCAATTCTGGGTTTTGCGGAAATTATGAGACAGCACAATGATGACCCAGAAATGAATCGACATATTGATACGATTAAGAAAAACGGTGAGTACCTACTGGAATTGATCAACGACATTCTTGACGTTTCAAAAATTGAAGCCGACAAACTGGAAGTGGAAGCTATTCATTGCTCACTGATTGAGTTACTGGATGATGTAAAAACGTTAATGGAAATCCGAGCAATCGACCGGGGACTTGATCTCACTGTCTTGATTGATGGATCCATTCCCCGCTGGATTCAGAGCGACCCTGTCAGAATTCGTCAAATTCTGATTAACCTGTTGAGCAACGCTATCAAGTTCACCAGACAAGGTCAGGTACAACTGATTGTCGCAGCATCATCGATTGATACTGACGAACCCGTGATCCAATTTGATGTGATTGATTCCGGCATTGGAATGACGGGCGAACAGATCTCGCGTCTGTTCAAGCCTTTCATGCAGGCAGATTCCTCTACTACACGGCAATATGGAGGAACAGGGCTGGGCCTGACAATCTGCAAGCGTCTGACCCATATTCTAGGTGGAGAAATCTCTGTTAAAAGTGAATATGGTAACGGAACTACTTTCTCAGTGACTGTCAAAACGGGGCGATGTCAGGAAAAGGAACTTGTCGACCAAAGAACGTTTGAAACTGAATGTAAAAGTACATTAAATCAAACTACTGAATCTAACTTCGCGGAGATGAATTACAACATCTTGTTGGCTGAAGACGGAATCGATAATCAGAAACTGATCAGTTACTTATTAAAAAAATCTGGTAATACTGTTACAATAGCCGAAAATGGCTTGATTGCCATCAAGAAAGCTCTGGATGCTTTGGAAGCCAGCTCGCCGTACGATGCTATTCTCATGGACATGCAGATGCCAGAACTGGATGGATTTGCAGCCACAAAACAACTCCGATCACAGGGTTATCTTTATCCTGTTATTGCCTTGACGGCTCATACGATGAGTGGTGCCCGTGAAGAATGCCTGGCAGCAGGCTGTGACAGTTACGCAACAAAACCGATTCAAAGGGATCAGTTTTTTGCAACACTGAACCAGTGCATTCTAGACTATCGAAAACATGAGGCTACAATCTTTTAATTAAGATGCCGCTGCTCGTTCGAGACGGTTATTGATTGTTCTTCCCAGCCCCGTCTCTGGTAGCCTTAATGCAACTATCTGATCAATTCCCGATACATCTAATTTTCTGAGTGCTGCAAAGAAATTGGCAGCAGCTATACTCAGGTCTCCCGAAGGAGATAAAATCTGTTGAGCTGAAAACTCGCAATTTCTGAATTCTGTTTGCTCAAGAGGGTAGAGACTCAAGACGCCAAGTGCCCCAGCTTCAGGCAGTTGTTCCGGATGATCAACGATGACTAATCGAGTTCTTGGAGCATAATGCTTTGGCAACATCCCTGGACTGACTTGTGAATTCGCTTCGGCATAATCTTTGATTTCTGCCAACCGAATCTCTCCGATACATGCTTGTATTTCTTCGAGTGAAATTCCCCCAGGCCTGAGCAGAACTGGATCCTCACCCGTACACTGAATGACTGTGGATTCCACTCCAACGGTACAAGGTCCACCATCCAGAATTAGTTTGATTTCGTCGCCGAGCTGCTCAGCGACATCGACAGCTCGCGTTGGACTGAGGCGTCCAAATTTATTAGCGCTGGGTGCCGCAATTGGCAATTGAGTTAATTCCAGTAATCTTCTGGCAACTGGGTGAGCAGGAATACGAATGGCAACTGAATCCAGTCCAGACGTTACCAGATCGGGAACGACTTTTTTTTTCGGTAACACCAGTGTCAAAGGACCTGGCCAGAACGTAGATGCCAGTTTTTCTGCCGTTAATGAAAATTCCGAAGTGAGTTCATCCAGTTGATCAGTGTTCGCAATATGTACTATTAAAGGATCAAAGTGCGGTCTTTGTTTAACAGCAAATATTTGTGCTACTGCTCTGGTATTCAGTGCATTGGCCCCAAGTCCATATACCGTTTCTGTGGCAAAAGCTACCAGCTCTCCATTTTGAATCAGATTGGCAGCTGCCTGGATATTTCGCGAAATTTCACATTTCATCATAAATCTCAAATTGGTTAATTGAATAATCGATTCTGGGTATCCGGATATTAATAAAAAAACTCTCGCATCTTACAAGCTTTGATACCCGGGGCAACCGGAAAAGCAATTTGCTTTGTATCAAATCCAGTAGAATACGAGAGTCTTTATTTTATCAGGAACAAGTTAATACTTGATTATCTAGAAACTTCAAATTAACCCGAAAACTGAAATTGTGCTGGGCGGACTTGTTGTCTGCCAGACACATTATTAACAAGTTCGCCTGGTTTATGGCTTAAAATAGTGCTTACACCAGCCTCCAGGTCCCTGTCGACGGGTCCTATTTCTTCCAGTTCACGTGCGCTCATCTTCACGGTCACGTCCGGATTTACTCCGACACCCGCCATCTCTCGTCCCGTTGGAGAATAAAACTTGGCTGTGGTTAACCAGAAAGTTCCGGCAACCGATTGCAGTGGAAAATGAGTCTGTACGGTGCCCTTCCCATAAGTTTTTCTACCAACAATCAGCCCTCGTCGATTTTCCTGAACAGCAGCAGCAAATATTTCACTGGCACTTGCACTATCACCATCGACTAAAACAACAAGTGGCATTTTCCAGGTTTGATCATGTGTCGCTGACTCCATCGTATTATCACTCTGGTTCCGTCCCCGTGTTGAAACGATTTTACCAGAGGGGACAAATCGATTTGAAATCGAAATGGCCTCAGTCAGTAATCCACCCGGATTCCCTCTCAAATCGAATACCAGGGACTTCATTCCCTGTTGATGCAGGCTCCATAAAGCTCGATCTAATTCCTGAACGGCACCTTCTCCAAATTTTTCAAGCCGGATGAGTCCAATCTTTTGTTGTGCATCAACCATTTTGACTTCACTGATATTTGTAATACGAATTGCCTGACGATTCAGATTCACTCGGGCGTTTCTATCCTCTCTACGAACATCAATGACAACCGAGGAACCAGTTGGACCGGTAATCAGATTTGCAACCTCGTCCAGAGAAAGTCCAGCTAAGTTTCTCTGATTGACTCCAACGATCACATCTCCTCTTTGCAGTCCTGCTTTTTGTGCTGCTCCTCCATTCAATGTTCTCAGGATGACAGCTCCATCCTGATGCGTCTTCAGCTGAACACCCACGCCTACAACCCTATTTTCGCCCGCATCAACGCGGGGACCTGAGGAACTGGGCGTAAATTCAAAACGGGAGTGTTTATCCAGAGCCTCCAGGGAGCCATACGCAAATTCATAAATCACACCCGTTGCCTGCATTCTCAATTGACTACCTGCTATGTCAGCGGCCTGACGCATTACAGTCACTGAGTCCTGTGCATTTTGAGCAGGATTCTGGTTCATCAGCTGCTGCCAGCTTTGCTGAGCCATACGAATCTGTTCTGGTGATGCTGCAACTCGATTGGCATTAATGAAATTCTGATTTTCCACTGAAAAAATAAGATTTTGAAGTGATTTTCTGGTTCTAACATCGTAAGAAGGCGGCTGGACATGATGTGAATCGATCATTCGGTTCACCTCCAGGTAAAACGAGTAAGCTCTTTGTGAATCCAGATTCTGTAATGTACCGATTACTGAGGGACTGGAGTATCGTTGAGAAATTTTATTTCTAAGTTCCTGATTTGGATCAACAGGATACTGCTTTGGAAATTCTGTTTCATATCGATCTCGATCATACTGCGGCATACTCCTCTGTTGCAGTTCTCTAATCAGCTCGCGCAATTTTTGACTGTCGATGTTGTCATCGAATCTCTCACGACTTTGACGTCTCTGACCGGCATCGAATCGATCTCCAGAGAACGAGTTGTATTGGTTTCCAGGACGCTCATTAATTTGAGATTCTTCCGACAACAGCTGCTTCAGTCTGAGTTCATAGTCATCAAATCGATTTTCATCAGAAACAGGACGAAACCGTTGATGACGTCGACTGTTTTTGTAAGAAGGTGCGAGTGAATCCTGACCATAATTGAGTCGGTCGCGTTCAAAGGCATGCCCAGAATCATTTTGATTGAACTGCTTCTGATATGGGTCATATTCTGCAGCGTGTGAAAGAGTAGTGCATCCTGACAGAAAAACAGCTGTCAATAGAATCACTATACTCCAGACAAAAAGTCGAGCAGAATTAATAGTTTCAGTCTGTGTATAGTTGAATTGTGATCGGTTCATGATCCCCTCCGATATCAACCGCAATGCGGTTATTAAGTCCGGCCTATCAACTTCCTCTATGATGGCTTAACGGAATTCTTAAATAGAAATATTTAACGGCTCACATAGTATGCCCCGTTCCAACAATTCAGTTTGCTATGCACATTGTGCACTCAATCCTTGTTTTCTTTGTGCCGAGTCCGGCGACTCCACTGCCTCCGTTTGCTTTTCAGTTTCCAGTAGCTCACCGCGAATGACTCGAATATCACCAGGAGCATCAATACCAATTTTGATTGCCCCTTTACCTGTCTTTAATATCTTGATAACGATATTGTCACCAATTTGAATTACTTCATCTCGTTTTCTAGTTAATACCAACATTCCAAACCCTCCTGTTATTGCTGATCATCAATAGTCATCACATAAAAGAATCATAATGATGTCATCTAGTTATTGTTTAAGTGGCTGATCAGAAGTTATAGCATTCATCGTGCCAAATACATTTCCCTCAGACAACATAACCCTTATGCTCCTATAATTATTACACTTACAAATTTCCGGCCACACAAACAGATGATTCAAACCTATACTCAAAAGTGTAACATTGACAACATAAATCTAAACGTGCCCATAATTACAATGGACCAAATCATTTGTCGTCCATTTTATGATTACACTAATATTTGATTCGTGCGCGAAACAACCCAAAAACACACCCTGACCAACAAACTCCGCCATGGCCGCCCGAAGCTCCAAGTTGTTGATGGTAATCTCGGTTTGAATGACGAATCAAGAACTATTAAGACCAACGGATGATTACATCTGAGCATGGTCTTGACGTAAATTCTAAAACCAGTAAACTTCGCCGCCTGATATGTTGGTTCAGAACGATTAGATTCTTCTTTTCCTAAAGGGTTTCTTCCCCGGCAACCGCTTACACATCGTTTTGAAGTTTTAGTTTTTGATAGGGCCCCATTGTTTCGAGCGTTTTTTTCATGCTCGGTCTTTACACAACATCGACTAAGTGATCGTCAAGGAATCCACTTGTTGGTCAAGCCGTAGAATTCACGAGAAAGGATTGTGTGAATGTATTCCCGCTTCCGCCACACTATTAGTAATCACAAGCTTCGGAAGGACTTCAAGTCCTTTGGTCCCCAGATGATGGTTATACTTCTGGTATCAGGCCTCACACTAACCTGTTTAAATCAAACCGCCCAAGCGCAATCACCCAACGATGGAAACAGCAAATTAGTCAATGATTTGCTTCGCCTGTTAGAGAAATCTGAACTAGCGACTCGTGATCGGGAATACAAACCTTCTGGTTTATACCTACCCCCCGCTCCGCAGTTGAATTCATCACGGATTAATATCAATGAAGTCCGCAAGACACTGGATGAATTCTCCAAAGACAGTTCGGCTCTTGCCCTCAGCTTGAATCGAGTTATGTATCAAGTTCCTGGCGTTAGAGAGTACGTTGCAGATGTTCTCAAAGTAAGAGCACGTGCTTCAATCCTGGTAGATCGAGTAAACCGCACCAGTGATTTAAATCAAATTGCTGCTGAATATGGGGAAATTGATCAACTCTGGAGAGTCGTCTCATTGCAATTGGAAAACGTACGCGGACTGGACCGGGAGTCTCAGAGTCTGATTGCAAGAATGAATCTGGCAGACCGTAAGCTGGGCGATTTACTTCAGACTGGACCTCAGCTGAAACGAACGGAACTACTGACTCAAACCTCTGCACTTTCAAACGCTCTGGGAATCCTAGTAGAAGATATTGAGATTGAGCTTTCGCGTGAGCCTCAGAAATTTGAGCTGGTGAGAGCAGGCCAAGAGGTAGAGCAACGAATGATTCAGGTTTCCAATTTGATCATCGATCGACAAAGCTATGATGTAATCAAACGCGAGTATCTGGCTTTTCGTGACTCCTGGAATTCGTTTGCAACTCGGCTGCGACCCTATCACAATCGGATTTTAAGTCGTGGCATTCAACGAGTCGTACAACAGGACCGCTCCATCCAGGAATTATTATGGTTACCCCAAGATGGAGCGAATATGCAGGAAATCGCTCACTTGACAGAAGCGCTCAAACGTGATGTTGATGAATTTTATCGTAGAGCAACACTGCGGTTGTTAATCAGCCTGCCACCTGCAAATTATATTGCGACTTCCGACGAATTTTATGGAACTGTCGAAAACCTGATTGATACGGTCAACCATAATGAATCCACGAATAATCTGATTACCTCTTTCTCTTATATTGAACAATCATGGAAAGATTTCTCGGCTATGTTTCACACGGTTGAAAGCCCCGCCGCTCTTCAACTTCTGGACAAGGTTGACAATTCAATCAATACGTTGCGGATTTCCCTGCGAATCGAACAGCCCTCAGAAAGTATTGATCTGGCGAAACTGATTGTTGCTCTGGAAACTCAGAGCACTCAGCTCTCTGTGATTGCTGAGCAGTGGCTCGCAACAGAGTCTCCTTCTTTTAGACAATCTACTCAGAATTCCATTCGAGACTTTTCTAACACTGCCCATGAACTACATCGGCTCATCCTGATGCAGCCAGCATCAACTGCTCTGGTCCGATCAAAAAGTTCAGAATTGTTTGAAAGCTGGTTCCAGGTTCACGATAAAATTTCACGATGTGAAACTCGTGAAAAATACCAACTTCAGGAAACTGCAGTTCGTATTACACAGATGCTGATGGATCTGCGTTATGCAACCAAATAAAAACTAATACACCGCATCACTTACAAGGCCTTCCTTTCAGGAGGGCCTTGTGCATGCGCGGTGCTTTACAGTCAAAGAATGATCATTAAAATCATATTGTATTTTATGAAACAGCGTCTCACCTGTCAGAACATACTCATTCGAGAAAACTCAATTTAAGTATGAATGCCACAAACTCTTCTGGAGATTCGCCTTTCGATGACCATCATTCAGGTTTCAGAAATCAGAATGAAACTGACTGGATCGATTTTCTTTTCGCTTATTTTGAAGCATTGCAGCGGTTTATTCGCATTCCGTTAGTTAACATCCAGTCAGATCGCCAACACAAAATCAGAACACGTAGTACACTGTTTCTTCCAGCTGCTGGTATCAGCTTAGCGATTCTTTTGACGGTTCTGTTAATAATCGTCCAGTTTTTTTGGCCATTATATATAGCCATCCTCATGATCGGCTCACTGGAATTGCTCTGCCTACGTACATTTACACCTGAGGCAATCCCTCAAAGTCGCGAATTACTCATCCCTTCGTCGTCAGCGGGTTCCTCAAGCAACATTTTTGTTTTGACCATTACACTGATGCTACTAAGAATGGGCCTTCTTTATCATTTGCTCGCAGACTCTGTTACATTCCTGGAACCATGCATTTTAATTGTCATCTCAATTTCATTAGGAATCTGGTTTATCCCCTTCTCTATCTGCTTTGTTGAAGCAAATGATGATTCAGCGCGATGGGCAAATCCCAAATATCCATTAACAACTAAACAGCTCAGTTATGCCAGTACAATATTAATTCCATTACTTCTGGCAGGAACCTGGTTTTCTCCAGTACGTTTTTTGCTGGGTTTATTCGCTGCTGCATTATTAATTTACTGGATCATTCGAAAGTTGGAAGACTACCATATTGAGATATCTGATGTGCACATAGAAGGTCTCTCTTCGTTGTTTCAGATTATCTTTTTACTGATCTGCAGCATTGACTTTTCATTTCTAAAAAAATTATCAGAATAGACCAGCATCTCTGACAAATTCGTCTTTTCTTTGCCTTATTTCAGCTCGCATCAATCCGTTATCAAACTCTTTAAACCATTTTATCTGAAAGCCATTGCGATCGAGCAATGCTGAAGGATTAGTCAACTTCATTGTTTGAATGTCAGCGGCTAATCTGAAGAATAAATACATTGTTTTCACCCATGCGATCGCGCGGCACCGTTGAAATCGATTTCCAGTAACCTGAAAATCCGCATATAACCAGTGAGCATCCCGAGTACAGGCTGAGGCAATCTTTGATACAACGTTATTCAGAGTTGCCCCGTTGAAGACGTCAAGGAAGAAATTAGTTACTACCAAATCATAATTTTGATCGGGCATCACATCGAGAGATAAATCAAGGTGGTAAAATACCATTCTCTCTAAGCCGGGAAATACATTCATTTGGAACTGTTTTTGAGCGAGATCTAACATTTTTTTACTGGAATCGATGTAATGAATCTCTTCACAGTCACAGTGTTTCAGAAATTGAGCCAGGAAGGTTCCATTCCCTTCTCCAATCAGAGCGGCTTTTTTAATCGCTGGCAGGTCGGAAAGAAACGCGGTTCTACAAACCTGCATCTGATCCCCAAAAACAATTTTTTCCAATCGCTCAAACCAGGGAGCAACTCGGTCAAAATTCATATCTGGAAGCTCAAAAAGATACAGGGTGTGAGTAATGCGCAATCGGCTAACACTGGTTTAAGACGATAATTTATCGAACTCCGATCAAGCATTAATAATATCAAACTGCTTGAGACCATCGATAGTTCGAACACTGGCAGGGAACTCATAGGGATCACACAACTACAGATGACTATCTGGAAGAGGAAGAAACCCGCCAGCAAATATGGGACTTGAAATATTAGATCCGGATGTCTTGTAAAAAACGATACTTCGCCGGCTTGTCTGTCAGTTTGATATTCCCAACGAGAGATACAAAGACAGTTTAGTGTGCATAAAACGAGAAAACTAAAAAATGACCAGATAAAGCTATAATCCCAAGCATGGATCTGTGTCCATATGAAGAAGTGAGTTGCTACTGAAAAAAACAAACCCACCAGAAGCTCTCTGGGGAGAACACCCCTGCCAAATCCGGGAAGATAAAAACAACTCAGGAAGTAAATTGACAGAACAAAAAATAAGCTAAAGCCCCAAACCAGTTCAGTTGTTGTCAGGGAGTAAAATAAACAAATCGCCGAGATGAATGCCAGTATAACCCAACAGACAAATAATGGCGGGAAGTATTCCGAAGTAAAACGGTGCCGCGGCGTTTTATCAGGGACATCAGGTATACGTAAACTATCCAGCAACCGGTCTCCCAAATAGGCTAACCATGTAACACTGAATAAGATAAAATAATGCGAGAAATCAATTTTTGTGGAGTACAATACTGAAAAACACCAAAGCCAGGCGATTGCTACGAACGGTGCATCTAAGCTTAGTGAATTGAAGAGTAAAAGAATTTTACCTGGAAATTGGCTGACATGACTGAAGCTGAGAGAGATTGATCCTAAATAAGGTAACCTCTCGGTAGAAACATTTTCGATCGTCCTGTTTATGAATTTACTTAACATCTGACAAGAAAATAACTTCTGACTATATTGGCCGATATAAATATTCCGGAACACCGCATAATTTATTGACTGCGCGCTTGTTAAGATTCGTAATAATGTTATTAAAGCCAACGGGGCACAGTTTCCATAGTGATAAAATGTACTAAACCTGTGTGGAAGCTGGAATATTATCAGATGTTGAAACAGATACGAATCTTTGAATAGAGTATAATCCTGTCTTTCAGAAAGAATGCAGCTGTAGCATTCCATTAAATCGACGGAGTTTCAACGACATATATAATCGGTCCGTATCATAAGCGAGACACGATCCCCCACGCCAATTCCAAAAATATTTTACTTGTGGAATTGTGGTATATGAATTCAGTTTCAGGATATTAAGAATGCCCTTAAAAACGGGAACCGTCGAAGAGCCGAAGCTCGATTTGACTCCAATGATTGATATTGTTTTCTTACTGATTATTTTCTTTATGGTTGGTACTCAGTTTACAGAGATGGAACGCCAGTACGATATTAAGCTTCCCACTGTAACTGATGCGAAACCTTTATCAAATCTGCCCGATGACATCATTGTAAATGTACAACAAGATGGTGAAATTTCGATTAACGGTGAGAAGAAAAGTTTGGCCGAACTGGAATCTCTCCTGAAAACATCCATTCAAATTTTCCCGGGACAATCTGTAGTAATCAGGGGAGATTCAACAGGACCTTATCAAAATGTGATGAATATCCTGGAGATCTGCCATCGTGTAAAAATACGTTCTGTCTCTTTGGCAAATCGATTAAGAGACGATTCATAACATGAATAATCGCATTCATAATTTGATCGAAAAGGTCCTGGCTGGTCGAGATATTACCTTCGATCAGATTCTATGGGGATTTTTAATTTTAGCAGCGGTCTTTGCATCAATACATCTGCTTTCGATGCTGGTCACGCGCTGGGGTGATCGAAATGCCTCATCGAAAGCGCTATTATTTTCAATCATCGTTCATTTGTCTTTATCACTCGGAGTTGTAACCTTCTGGCCGGAGCATGCGCCAAACTCACTGGCTAAAACAGAACCGGTACAGGAAAAAGATGATATCACACTCAATTTGACAGAGAGTACAGAAACGATAAAAAATAAGCAGTCAGGCAACTCACCTGTCTGGGAAAAACTGGCACCTCCCCAAAAACAGGAATTATCCCGCATCGATTTGAGTCGGCCGGAGTTTACTCCCCTGTCTGCTCCACCAGAAAAAGAACAACCTCCGGAAATATCAGAAATGCCCATGCCGGATGTTGTTTCGAAATCTGATTTACCGGTCGCTCCATCGAAAGTAAACATAGAAAGTGTCAGTCAGAAACGCATACAGTCTCAGGCACCTCTGGAAATTACAGATACAACTGCTGAGTCACGATCAGAAGTCTCAGTACCTTCGACATCTAATACTCGCAGTAAAATGATCCGTAGTGGTCAGTTCAACCAGCAACTGGAACGTCAATCGACTCCAGGAGCCGTTGATCGCATACAGCCTTCATTCAGTGCCCAGAATAAAACTATGGCGTTAAATGCCCAAACCGATCCTCAGTCAGTTTTAGAACGAAATGCAACAGATTCGAGGTTGTCGAAGAGAACTGGCCCTGCCCCATCAAATCTGAAAATGAATACGACAGGAGTGGAAACCACT
The sequence above is a segment of the Gimesia algae genome. Coding sequences within it:
- a CDS encoding ATP-binding protein, whose translation is MKAFPQTGCLIVYTPASFLILYPSHIIRFSSKAMKTSKSFPIISSKLRKWSISDRLKFAFGLLVLIQVISGMVTWFQISLINQDISQLVNVDEPLEEAILEMEIKAGEIARAVLDYVRDRDQKHLSKLINSRDGFTDNYLRYQRLAKSNDELLLRNKISSLYEKYNQMASQIIDLSDRRDVALNVFINHVSIINQLIDRERLKSNDDQSDEGIKKAEATHKMEKYLNIAFGSIEEYIVKRNQTLLSRIFDAEQKFKLFEAQYLDIISNRIELKRIKIIDEKFSQATAYGNQVVKITDEIDDLLSTFEQNLDSIDALLQNQAHTLVHLKTVKTTHHADSSIQSAKLVIGILACLGTFFGLLLVWMISRGIVSPILQLSQSAELIASGNVDHRISIDSQDEIGKLAEAFNRMVEDLVIAQQDAEKASQIKSSFLANMSHEIRTPMTAILGFAEIMRQHNDDPEMNRHIDTIKKNGEYLLELINDILDVSKIEADKLEVEAIHCSLIELLDDVKTLMEIRAIDRGLDLTVLIDGSIPRWIQSDPVRIRQILINLLSNAIKFTRQGQVQLIVAASSIDTDEPVIQFDVIDSGIGMTGEQISRLFKPFMQADSSTTRQYGGTGLGLTICKRLTHILGGEISVKSEYGNGTTFSVTVKTGRCQEKELVDQRTFETECKSTLNQTTESNFAEMNYNILLAEDGIDNQKLISYLLKKSGNTVTIAENGLIAIKKALDALEASSPYDAILMDMQMPELDGFAATKQLRSQGYLYPVIALTAHTMSGAREECLAAGCDSYATKPIQRDQFFATLNQCILDYRKHEATIF
- a CDS encoding L-threonylcarbamoyladenylate synthase, with the protein product MMKCEISRNIQAAANLIQNGELVAFATETVYGLGANALNTRAVAQIFAVKQRPHFDPLIVHIANTDQLDELTSEFSLTAEKLASTFWPGPLTLVLPKKKVVPDLVTSGLDSVAIRIPAHPVARRLLELTQLPIAAPSANKFGRLSPTRAVDVAEQLGDEIKLILDGGPCTVGVESTVIQCTGEDPVLLRPGGISLEEIQACIGEIRLAEIKDYAEANSQVSPGMLPKHYAPRTRLVIVDHPEQLPEAGALGVLSLYPLEQTEFRNCEFSAQQILSPSGDLSIAAANFFAALRKLDVSGIDQIVALRLPETGLGRTINNRLERAAAS
- a CDS encoding S41 family peptidase, whose protein sequence is MAQQSWQQLMNQNPAQNAQDSVTVMRQAADIAGSQLRMQATGVIYEFAYGSLEALDKHSRFEFTPSSSGPRVDAGENRVVGVGVQLKTHQDGAVILRTLNGGAAQKAGLQRGDVIVGVNQRNLAGLSLDEVANLITGPTGSSVVIDVRREDRNARVNLNRQAIRITNISEVKMVDAQQKIGLIRLEKFGEGAVQELDRALWSLHQQGMKSLVFDLRGNPGGLLTEAISISNRFVPSGKIVSTRGRNQSDNTMESATHDQTWKMPLVVLVDGDSASASEIFAAAVQENRRGLIVGRKTYGKGTVQTHFPLQSVAGTFWLTTAKFYSPTGREMAGVGVNPDVTVKMSARELEEIGPVDRDLEAGVSTILSHKPGELVNNVSGRQQVRPAQFQFSG
- a CDS encoding carbon storage regulator, whose translation is MLVLTRKRDEVIQIGDNIVIKILKTGKGAIKIGIDAPGDIRVIRGELLETEKQTEAVESPDSAQRKQGLSAQCA
- a CDS encoding class I SAM-dependent methyltransferase, translating into MRITHTLYLFELPDMNFDRVAPWFERLEKIVFGDQMQVCRTAFLSDLPAIKKAALIGEGNGTFLAQFLKHCDCEEIHYIDSSKKMLDLAQKQFQMNVFPGLERMVFYHLDLSLDVMPDQNYDLVVTNFFLDVFNGATLNNVVSKIASACTRDAHWLYADFQVTGNRFQRCRAIAWVKTMYLFFRLAADIQTMKLTNPSALLDRNGFQIKWFKEFDNGLMRAEIRQRKDEFVRDAGLF
- a CDS encoding ExbD/TolR family protein: MPLKTGTVEEPKLDLTPMIDIVFLLIIFFMVGTQFTEMERQYDIKLPTVTDAKPLSNLPDDIIVNVQQDGEISINGEKKSLAELESLLKTSIQIFPGQSVVIRGDSTGPYQNVMNILEICHRVKIRSVSLANRLRDDS